Below is a genomic region from Raphanus sativus cultivar WK10039 unplaced genomic scaffold, ASM80110v3 Scaffold1024, whole genome shotgun sequence.
AAGGATATGCAAAGCGGATTCTGGAAGAAACGAATATGGCAAACTGCAATGCAGTTCAGATTCCTATGGATGCAGGGTTGAAACTGTCTAAGgctaaagaagaaagaaacgtAGATGAGAAGGAGTATAGAAGGATCATTGGCTGCCTACGGTATCTTATGCATACTAGACCAGACATGTCGTACTCTGTTGGTGTTTTGAGCAGGTACATGCACGAGCCTAAGGAGAGTCACTTTGCGGCGTTGAAACAAGTCCTGTGCTATCTAAGAGGGACAATCACATACGGCCTTACCTTCCTGAAGACAAATCAAACGGAGCTGATAGGTTACTCAGATAGCTCGCACAACGTAGACGAAGACGACGGAAGGAGCACAACGGGTCACCTGTTTTATTTAAACGATTGCCTTATCACATGGTGCTCGCAGAAGCAGGAGACAGTGGCTCTATCCtcttgtgaagcagaattcatgGCAGCTACTGAGGCAGCAAAACAGGCCATATGGTTGCAGGAACTACTTGCGGAGGTGCTTGAGAAAGACATCAAGAAAGTGACAATCAGGCTGGATAACAAGTCTGCAATTGCTGTATTCCATGGAAGAAGCAAGCATATCCACAAGAGATATCATTTTATAAGAGAGTGTGTGGACAATGATCAAGTAGAGGTGGAGCATATTGCAGGCACGTTGCAGAAAGCGGATATACTAACAAAGACCTTGGGAAGAATCAAGTTCAAGGAAATGAGGGAGCTGATTGGAGTTCAAGATGTGAAGAACACTCACTTCAAGATTAAAGGGGTGAATGTTGTAGATAGTCTTGAAGATAGCTTGGTTCCCAAGCTAAACTAAAAAGCTATTTGTTTTGTGATAATGATAACTCGGTTGGAGTTATCTAAATAAGATAAACCAAGTGTGTTTGGGTTTATCTAGTCTCTATATATAGTTATGCAAGCGTGTTTGCATATTGTGAGATTTAGAGATTATTGTTGTGAGAGCTTGAGTTTTGAGtgagttccaaaaaaaaaaaaaaaaaaaaaaaagagcttgaGTTTTGAGTAAGTTTCTTAAGCTAATAAGAAAGAGTTTTCTTATAAATCTTTGAGTCTACAACGTGTGATTGAAACAATAGATACCACGTTGAAATCTTTATGATATACACGGTTAAGTAGTTTGATCttcattactctatttttgtgTAGCAACTTTGGTGATGTAAGTGCTTGAGAGCAAGTTGTTTTTCTAGAGCACAACTCGCTTATTTCAGATAATATTACAAGCATACACAACTACAAGTTTGTAGAGAACATTTCAACTGCTCCCACTAGCCTCTTTTAGCTCTAGCTTAAGGTCTTGCTTACACACAACTACAAGAACTACTTCTGACACTTAACAACTTCACTAAACCAAACCATTATAGTACTTTATTTTTTCTGATTTGGATTGATTACAAAAATGATTGGTGGAGATAGCACAGCCTTCAACAGGCCATGAGTATTTATCTAAACCACGGCTAGCATCAAAGTAGAGGGTTATCTATCAACACATTAAACCTGGCCAGATCATGGTTTCTCGCCCTAGAAGAGAGGATAATCCACCCTTATGGGTCAGCACCACCGATCACAAAAGCGTTTAGTTTCATGCTCAAGGCCTCTTTCGGCTTTTGGAAGGCAAGTTTGATGCCAAGAGACATTAATACCCCCTTTTGGTAATATCACAAGACCACATGAAGCGACTGAAGAGCTGCTTTATCAACTTGAGACAGTAACTAGGCAGAATAAACGTGGAAAGCCATAAATCAAAGGtactattaattattatatataacagAGGAGAGACCAGCTGCAGTAGTAGGATTAAATACtataaaaaccataaaacaTTCAAAACCAAGAGTAGTAGGATCATCAGGCTAGAGTTAAAATCTtgatatactattatttgtttAGCTGCTTCACCTCCGCGAGGCCAGACAGCAAAAACCTGCAACTGGTCCTAATTCCTCTAGTAGCGGTATCTACCACAATTATTATGAGGCTGAGTAAGAGAAGCCTTCATGATCTCCACAGAAAGGTCTGGATGGTTGACGACAAACAACTTGAACTCAGCAGAGCTAGTAATGGTGCTTATATTGTTCATAATAGAAGTGAAGGCCGCATCGTTAAGAGCTTTGTCAAAAGGGATCTGGGCAAGCTCAAGGATGTTAAGAGCGTTGGATGCGTTAAGAGATGATATAAGCTGGTTTCTACATATGTCACGGAGATGCGGAATCTCATACTTGTCGGCTGCAAGATAGAGTGGCCTAACATGTTTCTTGAGACTTTCAGAAGAAATGGAGCCATTAACACTGTACATAAACTCAACTAAAGTCTCAAGTTCCTCGTGTTTCATCTCGGAGAAAGTGACTGTCTCTAGCTTAGATGAAGCCTTCAACTCGTCTGATTCCATAATCTTCTTCAGCACCACTGATCTTGATGCCTATAGCAAA
It encodes:
- the LOC108845270 gene encoding putative BTB/POZ domain-containing protein At2g40450, which translates into the protein METQRNKEIFLGGLTKLLKEQWQADVFLKAGNSAEGATISAHKLVLASRSVVLKKIMESDELKASSKLETVTFSEMKHEELETLVEFMYSVNGSISSESLKKHVRPLYLAADKYEIPHLRDICRNQLISSLNASNALNILELAQIPFDKALNDAAFTSIMNNISTITSSAEFKLFVVNHPDLSVEIMKASLTQPHNNCGRYRY